The Aminivibrio pyruvatiphilus sequence CCTTCCACTTGGGGTAGACGCTCTTTCCCTCCACTTCCACTGCCACCCGGGAGAGAAGGCGCGTCACGGTGAAAGGCGTCAGAAGGACATTTACCCTCACAGACGAAGCCCCGACGATCTTCACAAGCGTATCTTCCGGCTCCCTGAGAGGAATGACCATGTTCTGCTCTTTCGCGATGTCGGTGATGTCGATGGTTTCTGTATCGATCTTCGTCACCGAGTCAAGCTTCGCAAGGGGACCTTCCACGGTGACCACCGCCGGTTCCACCACAACCGCCTTGAGACGGAAATCGTCCACCGGCTTGCCTATGATCCGGGCATTCACCGGAACGTTCTTCTTCGGCACTCCTTCCGCGAGAACGGCACTGAATTTCACCCGCTTCGGCTCAAAGGATACTTCCTCCTCGAATTCTTCGGACTTGACTATTTCCACGGGCAGGGAAAGCTCTCCTCCCGCCTTGAGATCCTCAAGAGTGGGAGCGATACGGGCAGATCCTATCTTCGCGAGATCCTTCTCGCTTCCTTTCACGCTTATGTCCCTGGGAACGATTTCCACCATGTCAAGATACAGCCCGGGGGGCAGCCCTTTATCCACGGTCACTTCCACAGGGATGAGCCTGTCGATGTACCGGAGAAGCTCGATATCGACATGTGTCGGGACCACGTCCACCAGTTTTACGTCCTTGGGGGCAATGGCCCTCACTGCCAGCCTGTATTTTCCCACACCGAGCCCCCTGGCGTCCACTTCGCAGACCACCGCATCGGGCGAAAGGGAGGACAGGACTGCCGGGGCACCGGAAAGGACTACCTCCACCTCTTTCACAGGCCCCTTCAGGGTCGTCTGGGGAGGAACGTTGAGGTATTCGAGAGGGACGGACATGCTTCTCGTCGTTTCCGTGGTTCTGCTTCCGGAAGCGTAAAACCAGAAAGCGAAGGCAATGACCACGGCCATTACCCGAAGGAACATGGGAGAGGATATTATATCATCGGTTTTCGGTGTTTCAGCCATAGTGTGCCGGCGCCTCCTCAGAGAAAAAAGGGAAATCAGGACCAGAGAGTCCGGATGTCTTCCTGCAGCCTGTCGAGAAGGGACTTGTTCTCCTCGTCTTCACCGCCGAAGTAATGGAGCAGCAGCTTCTGCACCTGGGCTTCCTTGAGGTTTTTGGAAAGGTGGCCGTTGATCGCCAGGGAGACTTCCCCTCTCTCTTCGGAAACCACAAGGGCGATGGCATCGGATACCTCGGTGACACCAAGAGCTGCCCTGTGACGGGTGCCGATCCACCTCGAAAGGTCGGAATTCTCGGTGAGGGGAAGGTAGCAGCTCGCGGCGACGATATTGTCCCTGTCAATGATGACGGCTCCGTCGTGGAGGGGGTTTCCCTCCCAAAATATGGAGATAAGGAGTTCCTGGGTGATATCGGCGTTCAGCTTGATAGCCGTTCTCCAGAAATCCTTCAGGCCGGTGTTTCGTTCAAGAACGATGAGGGCGCCGATTTTCTGCCCCTTGAGATAGCTGATGGCCCGGGCGACCTCGTGGCTCAGGAGTTCGGCCTTCTTTCCTGTTTTCTTCCTCTGCCAGAGACTTCCGCCCCTTCCCAGCTCCTCGAGCATTTTCCGCAGCTCGGGCTGAAAAACGATTGGAATGGCAATGACCAGCACACCAAGGACCTTTCCAAGAAACCACGAGAGGGTCCGGAGGTCGAATATCCGGGCAGCGGCAGCGAGGGCCCCCATGATGAGAAGCCCTTTGACGAGCTGCATCGCCCTCGTGCCGACGATCAGCAGGAGCAGCCTGTGGACGATTATGGAAATGACTATTATATCGATGGCGTCCTGCCACCGGAAAAAATCAAGCATGGGTTCTCTCCGGGCTATAATATGGAACCATTCCGTACTATACTATACCACTTCGAAAGGAACATAGGGGGAAGTCGCCAGGGCCAGCATGGCGCCGTAATCCGGAAAAAACTTCAGCTTGTCTCCCTGGGCGAGAGGCACAGCGGCATCCTCCACGTCCAGGATCAGGTGATCGCTGGACGCGCCGAGAATAATAACTCCCTCAAGCTCCGGCACAAGCCCTTCGATCCGGACGTCCTGCCTTCCCACGGCGGCAATGGCCCTCATGCGGGTTCCCCTGTCCTCGAAAACCGGCCGGCCTCCGAAGGCATCGGCCCCTACGGGGCCCACGGGAACCGACGGCTTCTTTCGCACCTCCACCAGTTCCGCCTCAAGCCACATGGTCCTCCGGAGGAGCCAGGGAATGGACCTCATAGACGTAACATCCTCGCCGAGAAGGATACCCTCGCCGATCCTCAGGCTGTTTATGCCCGGAGGAATCTCTCCCCGCTCCAGGAGCAGGAGAGAGGAAGTGGACCCTCCGGAGAAGACGGAAAGGGGGTATCCGACCTCCCGCTCCAGTTCCTTTCCGATGCGTATCAGCTGCAGGAGCTTCTCCCCTGTCGGGAGGGTGCCTCCGTAGCATCCGAAATTGACGCCCACACCCCTGCAGCGGACCCTCGGGGAACACTTAAGGATTTCGGCGATTCTGCCCGTATCGTCCATCCACACGCCTTCCCGGAGATCGCCGAGGTCCACCATGACGATCACTTCGTGGCTCAGCCCCGAAGCGGCACAGGCTTTTTCCAGCCCGACCACCGTTTCGGCAGTGCTGACAAGGGAACAGTCAGCCCGGGAAACAACAAGGTGCAGTTCGCTGAGCATGGGGATGCGGAGAAGAAGAAGGGGCAGACCGGTGTTCAGGGCCTTCAGGGTTGCCAGGTTGCCCACCCGGCTGTCGGCGAGCTCGGAACATCCGCCCGCCACCATGGCCCGGACGATGTCCTCGTGGGCGCACATTCCCTTGGTGACTCCAGAGACGGATATTCCCGCCGCGGCGCATTTCTGCACAACCCTGCGGGCGTTTTCTTCTATCGTCTTCGCGTTTACGATGAGACGGGGCCAGAGTTCGCTCATGTTATCCTCCTCTCAGTTTTCGAAGAAGGGCGATGTCCCCCCCGTAACCGGCGCCGGTCTGGGGGGTTTCCAGAATACAGGGAACATGCTCCCACAAGGGGTCCCCGAGAATCAGGGAAAACGGGGTATACCCCAGTTCGCCCTCGCCGATGTGAGCATGGCGGTCAAGCCTTCTGCCAAGGGGGTGGGAGCTGTCGTTGAAATGCCAGCAGCGGACTCTCTCCACTCCCACCGCCGAATCGATCTGCCCGATCAGACGGCGGTAGGCGGGCTCGGTTCTGAAATCGTGGCCTGCGGCGAACATGTGGCAGGTGTCGAGACACATCCCAAGCCTGGGATCCCAGTCAAGCGCCTCGAATATGCGGCGGAAGTCCCGGAAATCAGCTCCGAGGTGGTTTCCCTGGCCCGACATGGTTTCGAGCAGGATGTTCACCCTCTTGTGGGATGTCCTTGCGAGCGCCGTTCCCAGCCGCCTGGCCACAAGGTCGAGGGAGTCCTCCGCCGGGTTGCCCCTGGAAGACCCTGGATGGAGCACCAGGTCCTCGATGCCGAGGATGTCGCACCGCTCTATCTCGTCCTCGAGAGCCGCAGCGCTTTTCTCGCCCGTAGCGTCGGTGGCAGCGAGATTGATGAGATAGGATGCGTGGACCACCACGTCCCTGATGGAGCTTCCGCTCCAAGCCCGGAGGAAGCGTTCTGCCCTCCCCTGGGAGACGGGACCGCTCCTCCATTGGAGCTGGTTCTTTGTAAAAATCTGCATGACCTCGCAGGAAAGCTCCTCTCCCCTGGCAAAAGCCTGCTCCAGTCCCCCGGCGATGGAAACATGGGCTCCAATGAGGGCCATCAGCATATCCCGCCTTTCAGACTCTCGAGAACGCGGCGGAGTATCCGGGCGGTAACGCCCCAGATAATCCAGCCGTTTTCGAGGCGGTATTCCGGGTATTCATGCAGTGTTCCCCGGACTTCAACGGTCTTCGTCACGGGGACGTCCGGAAAGAGGTCTACGCCTGCGAAGCAGGCGCCCTCGGTCTCTCCTGAGGAGAGGTCGAGATCCTCCGGTTTGAACCGGGTGACCATGCCCACCACGGGAAGCACTGCCACACCGGAAACAACGGCGTATTCGGGGGCCAGGATACCGAGGGTTTCCACGCAATCCGGCTGAATGCCCGTTTCTTCCGCCGTCTCCCTGAGAGCCGTGGAGACGGGGCCGAAATCTCCCTGCTCCCTCATGCCCCCCGGGAAGCAGATTTCTCCCGCATGGTGCCGCAGCTTGGCCGAGCGCCGGAGAAAGAGAAGCTCAGGCCCCCCCGGGCCGGCAAAAAAAGGAACGAGTACGGCGCTCTTTCCGGGGGCGTCAGTGACCACGTTTTCCCACGGGGGATCCGCGGGAGGTGAGAAAACCACGGTGATGCGGTCTTTCCATTCCCGGGCGTCGTTCCAGGAGCCTTTCATACGGTCAGCTTCACCCGGCCGTGGTATATCATTCCCCGGTACCCGTCCACGGTAACGATCATGTCGTCAGAGAGAAGCGAAAGGGCCTTTTCCGCATTCACCACGCAGGGTATGCCGAGCTCCAGGGAAACGATGGCGGCGTGGGACGTGAGTCCCCCCTCCTCCGCCACAATGGCAGAGGCCAGCTTCATGGCGGGAACATACTCCCTGTCTGTGGCCCCGACAACGAGAACGGCTCCTTTCGTCATTTTTTCATTGGCCTCGGCGGCGCTCCGGGCGATGCACACCGCCCCCCTGGCCTCGTGCTTCAGGAGGGAAAGGCCCTTGAGGAGAATCCTTCCCGCTATGTGGACCTGGAGCATGTTCGTGGTGCCCGCCGCCCCAAGGGGAACCCCTGCGGTAACCACCACGAGGTCGCCCTCCCTGATAAGTCCCGCGCTGATGCAGGAGGCGATGGCCGAGTCCACTGCAGTATTCTGGTCGGTCATCTCCTCTTTCATGAGAGGAATGACACCCCAGTAAAGAGCAAGCTCACGCCACGTCCTGACGGAGGGGGTCGCCCCGAGGATGGGGCACGGAGGCCTGTGCTTGCTCACCATCTGGGCGGTGCTGCCGCTCTGGGTCATGGAGATGATGGCGGCGGCCTTCATCTGGCGGGCCACCTGGACGGACGCGCTGCTCACAGCGTCAGGAACGCCCATGGTTTTTGAGACGCTGTGCAGCGGCCGCTCCCAGAGCTCGATCTCGCTTTCCGCCCTGGCCACTATGCGCTTCATGGTCTCCACCGACCGGAGAGGATAGGCCCCCTTTGCCGTCTCGCCGGAAAGCATGACGGCATCCGCACCGTCAAGAACGGCATTCGCCACGTCGCTTGCCTCGGCCCTGGTTGGGCGGGGATTGCGGATCATGGAGTCCAGCATCTGGGTGGCGACAATGACGGCCTTTCCCTTCACCCGGCAGATGTCAATGATGCGCTTCTGCTGGAGGGGAACTTCCTCGGTGGGAATCTCTACGCCGAGGTCTCCCCGGGCGATCATCACGCCGTCCACCACGTCGGTTATCTCGTCGATGTTCAGCACGGCCTGGCGGGTTTCGATCTTGGCGATAACCTTCATGGAACCGCCGAACTCCTCCATGATCCTGCGGACTTCCATGATATCCCGCCTGTTTTTCACGAAGGATACTGCGATGTACTCCATCTGCTGTTCAAGGCCCCAGCGGATATCCTCCACGTCTTTTTCGGAGAGGGCCGGGAGGGAAAT is a genomic window containing:
- a CDS encoding YbbR-like domain-containing protein gives rise to the protein MFLRVMAVVIAFAFWFYASGSRTTETTRSMSVPLEYLNVPPQTTLKGPVKEVEVVLSGAPAVLSSLSPDAVVCEVDARGLGVGKYRLAVRAIAPKDVKLVDVVPTHVDIELLRYIDRLIPVEVTVDKGLPPGLYLDMVEIVPRDISVKGSEKDLAKIGSARIAPTLEDLKAGGELSLPVEIVKSEEFEEEVSFEPKRVKFSAVLAEGVPKKNVPVNARIIGKPVDDFRLKAVVVEPAVVTVEGPLAKLDSVTKIDTETIDITDIAKEQNMVIPLREPEDTLVKIVGASSVRVNVLLTPFTVTRLLSRVAVEVEGKSVYPKWKVEPPSVNITVEGVPSEVNSLDEKELLIQPFVNVTNVVSRRLTVPVQVRNRTEGKLKVVRVEPSNITVIADVQ
- the cdaA gene encoding diadenylate cyclase CdaA, which produces MLDFFRWQDAIDIIVISIIVHRLLLLIVGTRAMQLVKGLLIMGALAAAARIFDLRTLSWFLGKVLGVLVIAIPIVFQPELRKMLEELGRGGSLWQRKKTGKKAELLSHEVARAISYLKGQKIGALIVLERNTGLKDFWRTAIKLNADITQELLISIFWEGNPLHDGAVIIDRDNIVAASCYLPLTENSDLSRWIGTRHRAALGVTEVSDAIALVVSEERGEVSLAINGHLSKNLKEAQVQKLLLHYFGGEDEENKSLLDRLQEDIRTLWS
- a CDS encoding alanine/ornithine racemase family PLP-dependent enzyme produces the protein MSELWPRLIVNAKTIEENARRVVQKCAAAGISVSGVTKGMCAHEDIVRAMVAGGCSELADSRVGNLATLKALNTGLPLLLLRIPMLSELHLVVSRADCSLVSTAETVVGLEKACAASGLSHEVIVMVDLGDLREGVWMDDTGRIAEILKCSPRVRCRGVGVNFGCYGGTLPTGEKLLQLIRIGKELEREVGYPLSVFSGGSTSSLLLLERGEIPPGINSLRIGEGILLGEDVTSMRSIPWLLRRTMWLEAELVEVRKKPSVPVGPVGADAFGGRPVFEDRGTRMRAIAAVGRQDVRIEGLVPELEGVIILGASSDHLILDVEDAAVPLAQGDKLKFFPDYGAMLALATSPYVPFEVV
- a CDS encoding deoxyribonuclease IV; the encoded protein is MALIGAHVSIAGGLEQAFARGEELSCEVMQIFTKNQLQWRSGPVSQGRAERFLRAWSGSSIRDVVVHASYLINLAATDATGEKSAAALEDEIERCDILGIEDLVLHPGSSRGNPAEDSLDLVARRLGTALARTSHKRVNILLETMSGQGNHLGADFRDFRRIFEALDWDPRLGMCLDTCHMFAAGHDFRTEPAYRRLIGQIDSAVGVERVRCWHFNDSSHPLGRRLDRHAHIGEGELGYTPFSLILGDPLWEHVPCILETPQTGAGYGGDIALLRKLRGG
- a CDS encoding NUDIX hydrolase encodes the protein MKGSWNDAREWKDRITVVFSPPADPPWENVVTDAPGKSAVLVPFFAGPGGPELLFLRRSAKLRHHAGEICFPGGMREQGDFGPVSTALRETAEETGIQPDCVETLGILAPEYAVVSGVAVLPVVGMVTRFKPEDLDLSSGETEGACFAGVDLFPDVPVTKTVEVRGTLHEYPEYRLENGWIIWGVTARILRRVLESLKGGIC
- the pyk gene encoding pyruvate kinase, encoding MTKVKIVCTIGPACSKFETLVSMAKAGMNVARFNFSHGAYEGHLEMLNLVRAVERDLKMPIACLLDTKGPEIRTGKVEGGTVSLEQGSTLTLTTRPLLGNASMVTVHYEALPGEVVPGQEIFIDDGTLHLKVEEISGTDVVCRVIVGGLLGDTKGINIPGAEISLPALSEKDVEDIRWGLEQQMEYIAVSFVKNRRDIMEVRRIMEEFGGSMKVIAKIETRQAVLNIDEITDVVDGVMIARGDLGVEIPTEEVPLQQKRIIDICRVKGKAVIVATQMLDSMIRNPRPTRAEASDVANAVLDGADAVMLSGETAKGAYPLRSVETMKRIVARAESEIELWERPLHSVSKTMGVPDAVSSASVQVARQMKAAAIISMTQSGSTAQMVSKHRPPCPILGATPSVRTWRELALYWGVIPLMKEEMTDQNTAVDSAIASCISAGLIREGDLVVVTAGVPLGAAGTTNMLQVHIAGRILLKGLSLLKHEARGAVCIARSAAEANEKMTKGAVLVVGATDREYVPAMKLASAIVAEEGGLTSHAAIVSLELGIPCVVNAEKALSLLSDDMIVTVDGYRGMIYHGRVKLTV